The following proteins are encoded in a genomic region of Canis lupus familiaris isolate Mischka breed German Shepherd chromosome 6, alternate assembly UU_Cfam_GSD_1.0, whole genome shotgun sequence:
- the BARHL2 gene encoding barH-like 2 homeobox protein, with protein MTTMEGASGSSFGIDTILSSASSGSPGMMNGDFRPLGEARTADFRSQATPSPCSEIDTVGTAPSSPISVTMEPPEPHLVAEGPPHHHHLHHGQPPPPAAAPAQSLQPSPQQQPPPPPPPPPPQQPPPQQPPPPPPAQQLGSAASAPRTSTSSFLIKDILGDSKPLAACAPYSTSVSSPHHTPKQESNAAHESFRPKLEQEDGKTKLDKREDAQSDLKCHGTKEEGDREITSSRESPPVRAKKPRKARTAFSDHQLNQLERSFERQKYLSVQDRMDLAAALNLTDTQVKTWYQNRRTKWKRQTAVGLELLAEAGNYSALQRMFPSPYFYHPSLLGSMDSTTAAAAAAAMYSSMYRTPPAPHPQLQRPLVPRVLIHGLGPGGQPALNPLSNPIPGTPHPR; from the exons ATGACAACAATGGAAGGGGCCAGCGGGTCGAGTTTTGGAATAGACACGATCTTGTCCAGTGCCAGTTCGGGCAGCCCCGGCATGATGAACGGAGATTTCCGCCCGCTCGGCGAGGCCAGGACCGCGGATTTTAGGAGTCAGGCCACTCCGTCCCCCTGCTCGGAGATTGATACAGTAGGAACGGCGCCTTCTTCTCCCATCTCGGTCACCATGGAGCCCCCGGAGCCGCACCTGGTGGCGGAAGGGCCCccgcaccaccaccacctgcaccacggccagccgccgccgcccgccgcggcccccgcgcaAAGTTTGCAGCCTTCCCcgcagcagcagccgccgccgccgccgccgccgccgccgccccagcAGCCGCCGCcccagcagccgccgccgccgccaccggcCCAGCAGCTGGGCTCGGCCGCCTCGGCCCCCAGGACTtccacctcttcttttttaattaaggacATCTTGGGCGACAGCAAACCCCTGGCGGCGTGTGCGCCCTACAGCACCAGCGTGTCCTCGCCCCACCACACCCCGAAGCAGGAGAGCAACGCCGCGCACGAGAGCTTCAGGCCGAAGCTCGAGCAGGAGGACGGCAAGACCAAGCTCGACAAGCGGGAAGACGCGCAGAGCGACCTCAAATGCCACG gaacaaaggaggagggagaccGGGAGATTACAAGTAGCCGAGAGAGTCCCCCTGTGAGAGCCAAAAAGCCTCGCAAAGCCAGGACAGCTTTCTCCGATCACCAACTCAATCAGCTGGAGCGTAGCTTTGAGCGGCAGAAGTATCTGAGTGTGCAGGACCGCATGGACCTTGCAGCTGCGCTCAACCTCACGGACACCCAAGTCAAGACTTGGTACCAGAACCGAAG GACCAAGTGGAAGCGGCAGACCGCGGTGGGCCTGGAGCTGCTGGCCGAGGCGGGGAACTACTCGGCGCTGCAGAGGATGTTTCCGTCGCCTTATTTCTACCACCCAAGCCTGCTGGGCAGCATGGACAGCACTACGGCCGCCGCGGCTGCCGCAGCCATGTACAGCAGCATGTACCGGACTCCTCCCGCGCCCCATCCCCAGCTGCAGCGGCCCCTGGTCCCCCGCGTGCTCATCCAcggcctggggcccgggggccAGCCGGCCCTCAATCCCTTGTCCAACCCCATCCCAGGCACCCCGCACCCCCGGTGA